From the genome of Candidatus Poribacteria bacterium:
AAGCGCTCAAAGGTGCAACACAAAGATACTCTAGCTGTTGAAAAAGAAGGGCACTTTCAGATGGCACTGGTGGGTGCACCCAACGCCGGAAAATCCGCATTGCTCAAGGCACTCTCTCGCAGGCAGATAAAAGTTGCTGATTACGCTTTCACCACCCTAAGACCCATACCGGCAAGAGTGGATTGCGATGGTCTGTGGATTCAATTGGTTGAAATTCCGGGCATAATCGCGGGGGCAACGGAGGGACGAGGAGGGGGACAAGCACTACTGAGTGTGGCAGCCAATGCTGATGGTTTAATGATCGCACATGACCTGACTGCTGATCCACAAGAATTGAACATTATTCTAACGGAACTGGCAAAGACGAAGTTGCCCCAACCTCTGTTAATTGCATATACAAAAATGGACGATCCCGGTGCCGAGAACCGTTTAAGAGCGGTACAGACGCGATTCCCTCAATTCAAAAGTGTTGCGGTCTCGGCAGAGCAGAAGTTGCACCTTGATACACTAAAAGAAGCCATACGAGCATCCACAGGGTTGATTCGTGTATTTCCACGTTCAAATCAGGCTGGAAATAAGCCAGATGAGAAGCCGGTGATAATCCCTGCCAATAGCACCGTAGAAGATTTTGCAGGCAAGATTCACAAGGATATTGCCCGAAAGTTGAAACACGCTAAAGTTTGGGGAAGCTCCGTGAAATTTCCCGGTCAGCAGGTTGGAAAAGGACATGCTCTGTCGGACATGGATATTGTGACTCTTTATACAACCTAGTAGGTGTCAAAAACGCGCAAAATCGACTGCAAACTTATCACCTAGTAAATATGTGAGATTATCTCACCACGTTGGTATACAATACCTCCTCAACCTAGCGTTGGAGATCCATCATGAATCATCACCAAGTATCTTCTATAGACGAGCAGCCGGCATCCGTTACAGCCTCGGCGGGAAAACCCGACTTCGGCGCGGTCCGCAACGACTTTCCACGGGCAAGAACCGCCGCGTACTTCGATAACGCCTCATCACACCCGCTTAGCGTTCATTCCGCCGCAGCCCTGCACCGCTATGTTGATTGGGTGGCACACGAAGTGGGCGAGCCGTGGTGGCCCCCTTGGGCAGCACCACGGGACCAATCCAAACGTCTCTTCGCCAAACTCATCAACGCCCAACCGGAAGATATCGCCTTTGCGCGCAGTGCTGTCGAAGCAGAGAGTAACATAATCAACGGTATGCAGGAACACCTCGCCGGTGGCAACATCGTCACCCATGACCTGCACTACGCCGCGTCCCTTTACAACTACAAAATGCGGGAAAAAGCCTCCGTGCGCTCATGTGTTGGGGACGATGATAGCCTCCGCATCGTCAAACACCGCGATTGGCAGATTGACCACCACGACATGGAACGTGCGATTGATCACAACACCAAACTGGTCTCCATAACGCTGGTATCGAACGTCAACGGCTATCTCTCGGACGTGAAGGCTATCAGTGACCTCGCCCACGCACATGGCGCCTATCTCTACGTCGATATTATTCAGGGCGTAGGGGCTGTGCCGGTCGATGTGGAAGCAATGGGCATCGACTTCGCTGCGTGCTCCACCTTCAAGTGGCTTATGGGGGTCAAGGGGTTCGGTTTCCTCTACGTGCGCTCAGACCTCCAAGGCACTGTGGTGAAGCCCACCCAGCACTGCGGAGGTATAAGTTTTAATTACCCTCCTTGGGTTGGAGAATCTGACCCAAATATCACGGAGTACGTCTTTACACCAACCCCCGGACCTACCTGTTACGAGGTTAGCTATCCGTCCTACGAGGGTGCCATCTGCGCCCAAGAGAGCCTGAAGTATATTCTCCGGTTGGGTGTTCACAATATTCGCAACCATGTACGCACACTCACCGATCGGCTGATGGAGGAACTGCCCCCCCTCGGCTATCCCGCTATTACCCCCAAAGGAAACGAAAGCCCCATTGTAGCTTTTGCCGCACCGGATCCAGCGGAGACAATGGCGAAACTCAGAAACGCCGGCGTTCATGTAGCGATGCGCCATGGCAACAAGATGCGCATCTCTCCTTCCGTCTACAATAACCAAGAAGATGTCTCCCGCCTGCTCGAAGCACTCGCGTAGACGGTGCAAAGTGCGAATAGGCGTCTGGAGATACAGTCTAGTCAAGGAGGAAACATGGCAGAAAATTTCTGGTTTAATCGCATGGCTGAACATTGGAGTATCCCACAGCGGCTCGATCTAGTGGAGCATGTAAGAAGGGCAAAACTGCAAGTTGTGCAGGTGGGCACCTTTGGACCAATGTTCTACAGTTTGGCAGACGACCCCGCAGTCAATCGCCACTGGGTGGGGATGCCGCTACTTGGGATTAGAGAAAACCTTGCCTGCGCAGCGGAACTCATCCCCCAACTCCAGGAGGCTGGCGCACAGGTTGTCGGGCAGATGAGCATGGCATGGAACTACGGAAACCACGAAGAAGGTCAAGGACTGTTCGGTGCGTGGGAACGAATCTGGACGGAGGATCTTCTAGGAGCTGCTCCCTGTGCTACCGCTGAAGAAACCCAACAACGGCTCGCAGATGGCACTTTGCGACGTTGGGACATCGAAGGCCGCCCATATCTGACCTATAGCGGCTGTATGTGTAATCCCCACTGGCTTGCCACCCTGAAGTCGATGGTGAAAAAAGCCATCCAGCTGGGGATAGATGGGTTTAATGTGCATCATAACTTCGAGAACTTCTGCCGATGCGGTTATTGCCAAGGTTATGTGCGAGACAAACTACAGCAAGCCTTCGACACTACCGACCTGCGACGGATTTTTGGGGGGCACGACCTCACCGAAGTCACAGATCGCTTAACCCCGTCCTCAGAATGTCCGGAGGATCTACGACAACGGTTTCAGCTAACCCTCAATCGTGCAACCCACCTGCGCCGCAAAGAGGCACTGGACGAAATATACATCACTCACGGTCGTTCACTGAAACCGGATCTCCTGCTAGCACAGTGGTATCACAAGTACGATTTCATGCCCCACGACGAGCGCAGCCTTCTACCGAGTGGGCTATGGGCAAAAAACGAGGATTATATCTGGTACAGTCAGGGCGGATATAAGGGGATGAGTTTCATCAAGCACGGTTATTTAGCGGATATGGGGCTGCCCGCTCGGTTCATCTATGCGACTGGCGGCGGCAAACCTTTTGTAATTAACAAATACGATTTTCGTCGCTTGCGACTGTCGATTGCCGAAGCCGCAGCAAACCATGCCGCAGCACTCGCATATCATTGGGGCTATGATGAAAACCCGGATTTTGCTGTGGAGGATTACTACGCTCCCGTTATCCGGTATCAACGTTTTCTCGCTGATCACGAAACCCTTCTACATCCCGCCCAACCCTGGGCACAGCTAGCACTGGTCTATCCGCGCCGCGCTGAATTAGAAGACGAATCGGATTGTCTAGAACCGCTCAAGCGGATTGGTCGGTTGTTGGAGGACAGGCATCTACTCTTCGACATTATTCTCGATGAACAACTCCTTGATTGCGCTACTAACTACGATACGCTCATCCTGCCCAACGTAAAACGTCTATCCCCACAGGAGGGCGCACGCCTCAAGCAGTTCGTCGAAAATGGTGGAAAACTCGTCTTTACAGGGGACACTGGAAAACATCAACTTGACGGACAACCTTACCCGGAAGAGTTGTTAGCAGATTGGGCGCTAACCGAGGAGGACCGCAAGGGTACAAAACCGGAGAGTGTGTGCTATGTCGCGGAGGGACAATGGGAACCCGATTCGGTGGAAGTACGAGCTGGTGTACAACTACCGGTATATCCCTCCCTAGAGAATGATTCCTTCGGACAAGGTTTTCTGAGGGATTTGGAAGATTTGCTTGGGGCAGTATACTTGGAAACCGATGCGCCTTGGTTTGTTCGGGTACGCGCTTGGATGCCCGAAGGGCATGATGCTTTGGTGCTGCACTGGGTCAATTACCGGCAAGATGAGGATGTGGACATTGAAACACCGCAACCAACAGGGCCCGTTCAAGTAGCGTGTAAGGTGCCGAGGGGCTACCTGGTAAATAAGGTCGAGTGGCTCTATCCGGAGAAGGGCGAATCGGCTACCCTACCTCATGAAACACTTGGCGAGCGGATCCACTTCACAATCCCAAGCGTGATTGTTTACGGCTTGAGCGTGCTGCATTTACAGAAGGTTTGAGAGAATGGAGATTGTCCCTTTCCTACTTTTTATCCTCTGCTGTATTGCTATCGTTGGAGCAATTTGGGGACTTTTCTATCTCTTAACCCGTTTCGGGCGCGGTGAATCTTACGATTTACGATCTGTTCGCTGCCCACAGTGCAACACCCAACGAAAGCCGCGAAAAACAGGAAAGTTTAGGAATCTTGTTGAAGCAGAACTCGAGTGTCCGGTATGTGGTCATATCTCGTGGGATATTCCCCCGCGAACCGACCTCTCCGCGCAAGCCAATGGACAAAACGGAACGCAACACATGATCCGCAGCAAACAACCTTCCAAAGGGCTAAAACTTACCCTTTGAGTGGATCCTTATTTTTCTATCTCACCATCCCAGTAACTCACATTATCATCTTTGCGGAACAGTCGTCTAGAAACATAGGGGAAAACTTTGTTGGAATCGGGATATTCGCTGACACCGTGCGGTTGATTCATCCCTACCGCTAGTACCGTGCACGGTGCATGCCCCGTATTGACTATTTTGTGGGCACCCGCCGCCCCCGGAGGAAAGGCGATAAAATCCCCGGCGGTAATAGTCAGATCTCCCCGCGGGGTTTTGAGCGTACACTCTCCCTCCATCACATAGAACATCTCGTCGCTGAAGTGATGAAAGTGCATGGGGAAACTGGCGTTTTTGGGGTGCAAACGGATGAGTCGATATCCTAACAGCTGCGCACCGATGAGTGGATCTATGTCTTTATCCTCAAAGTCGTACGGTTCGGGGGCTTTCCGTTTAACCCAATCAATCTCATCAATGTTAATCCGATTAATGTAAATATCTGTGCGTCGTTGGAGGCATTCGACTAATCGCTGGCGACCATCCTGCAGAATCGAGTGACCATCCCCAACCAAAATCGCATCGAATGGCAAAGCGAGAAGTTTTCGCAGTTCCAAAGCTGCTTTCGGCGGATCTTCTAACTTTTCATCTGCCAGCAACGTCAGCGATCCGATGGGTGCTCCGACGACCAGATCACCCGCCAGCACAGCACGTTTTTCACGGAAGTAGAGCGCAATTTCCCCCCGACTCTTGCCGTAACGCAGGTGGATTGCCTGCAATCCCGGCACAATCTCCTCACCATCGGTAATCTGACGGTCGGCTTGGACCTCCAATGCACCAGCATCTGCCTCATGGATAACAATACTTGCCCCTGTACGTTCCCGAAAGAACTCCGCCTCCCGTTCATGGTCACTATTGGTTAGCACAATCAGGGCTGCCCCACCGAGGTTGTCAAACTGGTTCAAGTCAGAATCAATCATCGGCACAGGGTCGACAAGAATGTTGCCTTCAGGACGAACCCATAGATGTCCGTTGAAATCAACTTGGCGCATTTCGCTAAAGACTGACCAACTATAGATGTCATCAAAAATGAGTTGTTTCATCGCGATTCCTTTCCATCATCGCAGTTGTTGGGTTCTTGAATCTGCCGCAATCCTCTCACTGATTAAGCTCCACAATCCACCCTCTCGTCTTGGCAGGTTTGTACTCCCCGCCACGCAGATATTCTGACGTATGCCACAAACACAGATGTTTCCCGTCCGGCAGCCAAGTGACAGCGGTCAAAGAGAGTGACGTCCGTGCCACCGGCAGCACCCGGTTCGTCTGACGGTCCAGAACCCAAACCTTCCACCGCAGCCCCATACAGTCCTCACGTTCCATGTATGCGAGCCTATCTCCTTGCGGCGACCATGTTGGCGAAGTATGCTTCAGAACTTGCCTATTACCAACAGTATTAGCGGATTCCATCGCGGAAACATCGACAATATGCAGCTGTTTATCAAGCGCAGGATCCGGTATGGGGTTGCCTCGAAGAACATAGGCTAGATGCGAACCATCCGGTGACCATGCAAGCTCTGTAACGCGTTGAGATTGCGTAGGGATCTCCCCGAATTTAGTTCCGTCTATAT
Proteins encoded in this window:
- a CDS encoding 50S ribosome-binding GTPase, translated to MPMSHKVMKQKIKRRLKGKVGKEKQDELHRILEELPNYRSGPYADLRKSLNEEIQQQQKRSKVQHKDTLAVEKEGHFQMALVGAPNAGKSALLKALSRRQIKVADYAFTTLRPIPARVDCDGLWIQLVEIPGIIAGATEGRGGGQALLSVAANADGLMIAHDLTADPQELNIILTELAKTKLPQPLLIAYTKMDDPGAENRLRAVQTRFPQFKSVAVSAEQKLHLDTLKEAIRASTGLIRVFPRSNQAGNKPDEKPVIIPANSTVEDFAGKIHKDIARKLKHAKVWGSSVKFPGQQVGKGHALSDMDIVTLYTT
- a CDS encoding cupin domain-containing protein, producing MKQLIFDDIYSWSVFSEMRQVDFNGHLWVRPEGNILVDPVPMIDSDLNQFDNLGGAALIVLTNSDHEREAEFFRERTGASIVIHEADAGALEVQADRQITDGEEIVPGLQAIHLRYGKSRGEIALYFREKRAVLAGDLVVGAPIGSLTLLADEKLEDPPKAALELRKLLALPFDAILVGDGHSILQDGRQRLVECLQRRTDIYINRINIDEIDWVKRKAPEPYDFEDKDIDPLIGAQLLGYRLIRLHPKNASFPMHFHHFSDEMFYVMEGECTLKTPRGDLTITAGDFIAFPPGAAGAHKIVNTGHAPCTVLAVGMNQPHGVSEYPDSNKVFPYVSRRLFRKDDNVSYWDGEIEK
- a CDS encoding aminotransferase class V-fold PLP-dependent enzyme; its protein translation is MNHHQVSSIDEQPASVTASAGKPDFGAVRNDFPRARTAAYFDNASSHPLSVHSAAALHRYVDWVAHEVGEPWWPPWAAPRDQSKRLFAKLINAQPEDIAFARSAVEAESNIINGMQEHLAGGNIVTHDLHYAASLYNYKMREKASVRSCVGDDDSLRIVKHRDWQIDHHDMERAIDHNTKLVSITLVSNVNGYLSDVKAISDLAHAHGAYLYVDIIQGVGAVPVDVEAMGIDFAACSTFKWLMGVKGFGFLYVRSDLQGTVVKPTQHCGGISFNYPPWVGESDPNITEYVFTPTPGPTCYEVSYPSYEGAICAQESLKYILRLGVHNIRNHVRTLTDRLMEELPPLGYPAITPKGNESPIVAFAAPDPAETMAKLRNAGVHVAMRHGNKMRISPSVYNNQEDVSRLLEALA